One stretch of Novosphingobium pentaromativorans US6-1 DNA includes these proteins:
- the mreC gene encoding rod shape-determining protein MreC translates to MAPPANRRSGFSRRAQYSTFLSYIAGAIGAVVGLGLVVISIANPGAFSGLRGAAADVTEPAAKATAAGRTVSKTVFSDIAGFFKFGSEHARLERELAEAKVRLVEADAIRAENRRLKQLLDLTRSDEGAVATARLTSSTSGSTRRYATLDAGRDKGLTKGMPIRSKLGLVGRILEVGASTSRVLLITDTESLVPVRRSTDGVPAFAQGNGDGTLRIRLINLGINPLKKGDVMVTSGSGGLYRPGTPMAILTEIVRDGAVARVLSNPSDTDYVMVEKVWTPKPPPPARENSETFAE, encoded by the coding sequence ATGGCGCCGCCAGCAAACCGGCGCTCCGGCTTTTCCCGCAGAGCGCAATACTCGACGTTCCTCAGCTACATCGCAGGTGCGATCGGCGCCGTGGTGGGATTGGGACTCGTCGTCATCTCCATCGCCAATCCCGGCGCTTTCTCGGGCCTGCGCGGTGCGGCTGCAGACGTCACCGAACCGGCGGCGAAGGCAACGGCTGCGGGACGCACGGTATCGAAGACCGTCTTCAGCGATATTGCCGGCTTCTTCAAGTTCGGCAGTGAGCATGCTCGTCTCGAACGCGAGCTGGCCGAGGCCAAGGTGCGCCTTGTCGAGGCCGATGCCATCCGCGCCGAGAACAGGCGCCTCAAGCAGCTGCTGGACCTGACGCGATCGGACGAAGGCGCGGTCGCCACCGCGCGCCTGACCAGTTCGACCAGCGGCAGCACGCGGCGCTATGCCACGCTCGATGCCGGACGCGACAAGGGCCTGACCAAGGGCATGCCGATCCGCTCGAAGCTGGGCCTCGTCGGGCGCATCCTCGAAGTCGGCGCTTCGACCTCGCGGGTCCTGCTCATCACCGATACCGAGAGCCTCGTGCCGGTCCGCCGCTCTACCGACGGCGTTCCCGCCTTTGCGCAGGGCAACGGCGACGGCACCTTGCGCATCCGCCTGATCAACCTTGGCATCAACCCGCTCAAAAAGGGCGATGTCATGGTCACATCGGGCTCTGGCGGCCTCTATCGCCCGGGCACGCCGATGGCGATCCTGACAGAGATCGTGCGTGACGGCGCGGTCGCGCGCGTGCTCAGCAATCCGTCGGACACGGACTACGTCATGGTCGAGAAGGTCTGGACGCCCAAGCCTCCGCCCCCGGCCCGGGAAAACAGCGAGACGTTCGCCGAATGA
- a CDS encoding MauE/DoxX family redox-associated membrane protein — protein MIDPNKSAVLYRMVMEKHICPFGLKSKHLLERHGYRIDDRWLETREQTDAFKARHEVETTPQTFIAGQRIGGYQELRKFFGEKVRDPDEKSYKPVIAIFATAAVLALAASWASLGTVLAVLPMEWFVSISMMLLAMLKLQDVEQFSTMFLGYDLLARRWIPYAYAYPVLEWVAGALMTAHVLPWISIPIALFIGSVGAASVYYAVYVQKRELKCACVGGSGNVPLGFVSLTENLFMIGMGLWMFAKAVSSGI, from the coding sequence ATGATCGATCCCAACAAGTCCGCCGTTCTCTATCGCATGGTGATGGAGAAGCACATCTGCCCCTTCGGGCTGAAGTCCAAGCATCTGCTCGAAAGACATGGCTACCGGATCGACGACCGATGGCTCGAGACGCGCGAGCAAACCGATGCGTTCAAGGCCCGGCATGAGGTCGAGACGACGCCGCAGACTTTTATCGCCGGGCAACGCATCGGCGGCTACCAGGAGCTGCGCAAGTTCTTCGGGGAAAAGGTCCGCGATCCCGACGAAAAGAGCTACAAGCCGGTCATCGCGATCTTTGCCACGGCCGCCGTGCTGGCACTTGCTGCGAGCTGGGCCTCGCTCGGAACGGTCCTGGCAGTCCTGCCGATGGAATGGTTCGTTTCGATCTCGATGATGCTGCTGGCCATGCTCAAGCTGCAGGATGTCGAGCAATTCTCGACGATGTTCCTGGGCTATGACCTGCTGGCGCGGCGCTGGATCCCCTATGCCTATGCCTACCCCGTGCTCGAATGGGTGGCAGGCGCACTGATGACGGCGCACGTGCTGCCGTGGATTTCCATTCCCATCGCCCTGTTCATCGGCTCGGTTGGCGCAGCCTCGGTCTATTACGCGGTCTATGTCCAGAAGCGCGAACTCAAGTGCGCGTGCGTCGGCGGTTCGGGCAATGTCCCGCTCGGCTTCGTTTCGCTCACAGAGAACCTGTTCATGATCGGGATGGGCCTTTGGATGTTCGCAAAAGCCGTGTCTTCGGGGATCTGA
- the mutL gene encoding DNA mismatch repair endonuclease MutL, whose protein sequence is MPTIRRLPEHLVNRIAAGEVVERPASALKELVENAIDAGASQVTVRIASGGLDMIEVTDDGCGMRPDEIALALERHATSKLPDEHIEQVSTLGFRGEALPSIGSVARLTIESRPRDAAEGWKRIVDHGEVAADGPAALPPGTRIRVENLFGKVPARRKFLRTPRSEYAACQDVVRRLAMARPDVGFVMEHDGRRVVAVQPREELASRVARLVARELADDGVVIEAERGTARLTGVAGLPTFNRGVADHQYLFVNGRPVKDRLLVGAVRGAYSDMLARDRHAVLALFLEIPPEEVDVNVHPAKTEVRFRDPAFVRGFLVGALRHALEGAGQKSAQPPSASAMGNWQVEPAAPVVPEPAPALGSLFARQYSAPRTGFSGSRLSEAGTAWKSYEAEVMAPPAARAEQAGDEPDEALHYPLGVARGQVSGTYIVAEAQDGLVIVDQHAAHERLVLERLKAAGAEDAMVRSQALLLPEVVELEEVACDALEDRIDDMARFGLVLERFGPAAMLVRAVPSVLGKTDVQGLLRDLADDLAKNGDALLLGEKLDLVLATMACHGSVRAGRSLTVAEMNALLREMERTPRSGQCNHGRPTWVKLAHQDIEKLFGRK, encoded by the coding sequence ATGCCCACAATTCGCCGCCTGCCCGAACATCTCGTCAACCGGATTGCGGCGGGTGAAGTTGTCGAACGACCGGCCTCTGCGCTCAAGGAACTCGTTGAAAATGCTATAGATGCCGGGGCCAGTCAGGTGACCGTGCGGATCGCGTCGGGCGGGCTCGACATGATCGAAGTCACCGATGACGGCTGCGGGATGCGGCCCGACGAAATCGCCCTGGCGCTCGAACGCCACGCGACCTCGAAATTGCCGGACGAGCATATCGAGCAGGTTTCGACTCTGGGATTTCGCGGCGAGGCGCTTCCCTCGATCGGATCGGTTGCCCGGCTGACGATAGAGAGTCGCCCGCGCGACGCCGCCGAGGGCTGGAAGCGAATCGTCGATCACGGCGAAGTCGCCGCCGACGGCCCGGCCGCGCTGCCGCCCGGTACCCGGATCAGGGTGGAAAACCTCTTCGGCAAGGTTCCCGCGCGCCGCAAGTTCCTGCGCACCCCGCGTTCGGAATATGCCGCCTGTCAGGACGTCGTGCGCCGCCTGGCGATGGCCCGGCCAGATGTCGGCTTCGTGATGGAGCATGACGGCAGGCGCGTGGTCGCGGTGCAGCCTCGCGAGGAACTGGCTTCGCGCGTCGCCCGCCTGGTCGCCCGTGAACTGGCCGATGACGGCGTGGTGATCGAGGCCGAGCGCGGAACCGCCAGGCTTACCGGGGTCGCCGGGCTGCCCACCTTCAATCGCGGCGTTGCCGATCACCAGTACCTTTTCGTCAATGGCAGGCCGGTGAAGGACCGCCTGCTGGTCGGCGCGGTACGCGGCGCCTATTCGGACATGCTGGCGCGCGACCGTCACGCGGTACTCGCCCTGTTCCTCGAGATTCCGCCCGAGGAGGTCGACGTCAACGTCCATCCCGCCAAGACCGAAGTGCGTTTTCGTGATCCCGCCTTCGTGCGCGGTTTCCTCGTGGGGGCCCTGCGCCATGCGCTTGAGGGGGCGGGACAAAAGAGCGCGCAGCCGCCATCGGCATCGGCAATGGGCAACTGGCAGGTCGAGCCGGCCGCACCCGTAGTTCCGGAGCCGGCTCCCGCTCTCGGCTCGCTCTTTGCCCGGCAATATTCCGCGCCGCGCACCGGCTTTTCCGGATCGCGCCTGTCCGAGGCGGGCACGGCCTGGAAATCCTACGAGGCCGAGGTCATGGCACCGCCTGCCGCCCGCGCCGAGCAGGCCGGCGATGAGCCCGACGAGGCGCTGCACTATCCGCTCGGCGTGGCACGCGGACAAGTTTCCGGGACCTACATCGTGGCCGAGGCGCAAGACGGGCTGGTCATCGTCGACCAGCACGCCGCGCATGAACGACTGGTGCTGGAGCGGCTCAAGGCGGCAGGGGCGGAGGATGCCATGGTGCGCAGCCAGGCGCTGTTGCTTCCCGAAGTCGTCGAACTGGAAGAAGTCGCCTGCGATGCGCTGGAGGACAGGATCGACGACATGGCCCGCTTCGGCCTTGTGCTGGAGCGATTCGGCCCGGCGGCCATGCTGGTGCGCGCAGTCCCCTCGGTGCTTGGCAAGACCGACGTCCAGGGCCTGCTGCGCGATCTGGCCGACGACCTTGCAAAGAACGGCGATGCGCTGCTGCTGGGCGAAAAGCTCGATCTCGTGCTGGCGACGATGGCCTGCCACGGTTCGGTCCGCGCGGGCCGTTCGCTGACGGTCGCGGAAATGAACGCCCTGCTGCGCGAGATGGAACGCACGCCGCGCTCGGGCCAATGCAACCATGGACGCCCTACGTGGGTTAAGCTTGCTCATCAGGATATCGAGAAGCTGTTCGGACGAAAATGA
- a CDS encoding DUF1206 domain-containing protein: MVDKSEKLVWLARLGYFARGLVYALLGYLAISSAGSSAVKQGQAGAMEYIHEIPGGTAVLFISALGLIGYALFRLSTAVLDTERHGSDAKGIAVRIGHMCSFAIYLGLSWTALRFAMGSKAHADSRTQDMAATALTYDLGSVALGVVGVGLVAAALFQIKEAITLGFMKRVSARAPGYTCWLGRAGYFTRGLVFLVMGWSLIRSGWLESSREALSLGDAITDLRDIAPLYLAVAAGLILFGVFSMIVARYRIIPDPGRRFEAAKARFT, translated from the coding sequence ATGGTCGACAAATCTGAAAAACTCGTCTGGCTGGCAAGGCTGGGCTACTTTGCGCGGGGGCTGGTCTATGCCCTGCTCGGCTATCTCGCCATATCCTCGGCGGGCTCTTCGGCCGTAAAGCAGGGCCAGGCCGGGGCGATGGAATATATCCACGAGATCCCCGGCGGCACTGCCGTCCTGTTCATCTCCGCCCTCGGCCTTATCGGCTATGCCCTTTTCCGGCTTTCGACCGCGGTACTCGACACCGAACGCCATGGTAGCGATGCGAAGGGCATTGCCGTGCGCATCGGCCACATGTGCAGCTTCGCGATCTACCTCGGCCTGTCGTGGACCGCGCTCCGCTTCGCGATGGGAAGCAAGGCCCACGCGGACAGCCGCACACAGGACATGGCCGCGACCGCCCTCACTTACGACCTTGGCAGCGTGGCCCTTGGAGTGGTCGGCGTTGGCCTGGTCGCGGCGGCACTGTTCCAGATCAAGGAAGCTATTACCCTCGGCTTCATGAAACGGGTATCGGCCCGCGCGCCGGGCTACACCTGCTGGCTGGGCCGTGCCGGCTATTTCACCCGAGGTCTCGTCTTCCTTGTCATGGGCTGGTCGCTGATCCGCTCGGGCTGGCTGGAAAGCAGCCGCGAGGCGCTATCGCTCGGCGATGCCATAACCGACCTGCGCGACATTGCGCCGCTTTACCTTGCGGTGGCCGCCGGCCTGATCCTTTTCGGCGTGTTCAGCATGATCGTCGCGCGGTACCGCATCATCCCCGACCCGGGACGCCGTTTCGAGGCCGCAAAAGCCAGGTTCACCTGA
- a CDS encoding rod shape-determining protein MreD, with protein sequence MMGPRRSAATGPRINRAPSPLVALTLPWISIMLASVVPGWAMIASAPVLPPLGFLFFISWQQLRPGLLPIWAGLPLGLFDDLFSGQPFGSAVLLWSLSAIVLEVIETRLPWRNFVTEWLVAIGLIVAYIVLSLALVNIAGAAAPIHVIVPQIVISVLSYPLVGLIVAKIDRIRLTPLMVLK encoded by the coding sequence ATGATGGGACCGCGACGCAGCGCTGCGACCGGTCCGCGAATCAATCGCGCTCCCTCGCCCCTGGTGGCGCTGACCCTGCCCTGGATCTCGATCATGCTGGCATCGGTGGTGCCGGGCTGGGCGATGATCGCCTCGGCGCCGGTCCTGCCACCGCTCGGCTTCCTGTTCTTCATTTCCTGGCAGCAGCTGCGACCCGGCCTGCTCCCGATCTGGGCCGGCCTGCCGCTCGGCCTGTTCGACGACCTGTTCTCGGGCCAGCCCTTCGGCTCGGCCGTACTGCTCTGGTCGCTTTCGGCCATCGTCCTCGAAGTGATCGAAACCCGGCTGCCCTGGCGCAATTTTGTGACCGAGTGGCTGGTAGCGATCGGGCTGATCGTCGCCTATATCGTACTCAGCCTCGCCCTCGTGAACATCGCCGGCGCCGCTGCCCCGATTCATGTTATTGTGCCGCAGATCGTGATTTCAGTGCTCTCATACCCGCTCGTCGGACTTATCGTTGCGAAGATCGACCGGATCCGGCTTACGCCGTTGATGGTCCTCAAATGA
- a CDS encoding tetratricopeptide repeat protein: MKHAIRLTLPLAAALLLAGCGASPEERLTRAEQAYSAHNYSAARVDLASVIQEAPENARALELLARTYIDLADPVSAGSMLERLGRLGKLPADAGVLQGNVDLMLGHYDKALAAVDGDGSAQAYRVRALAHIGAGDTAKAAQAFAAGEKAPGSKGRLLADYASFQLDSGNEAEARRLAALAALEKPRPLNSYLTSADLLATDNNLDKALAVFEAGLKAYPESRAALLGKIRVLDALGKNEAVRPLVAKALADNPGDLDLAYFDARLDALAGKWRSVRDKLQPRESVLEQQPQANALYAKALLELGQGEQARARLTSQLLREPDNRQVRLLLGQAELALGDASDAVETLEPFAGLTDATNEELSSLAKAYKAAGRSDAAAMVQKAREAAGARIVSRLASADKAMRNKDWQTAIGDYETILRQTDGNNVLVLNNLAFAYSQVGAEAKALTFAERALKLAPDNASVMDTAGWLLHSTGKDRKRGLALIEQAARKAPDNATIAGHLAQVRKS, encoded by the coding sequence ATGAAACATGCGATCCGTCTGACCCTGCCGCTGGCCGCCGCCCTCCTCCTCGCCGGTTGCGGTGCAAGCCCGGAAGAGCGCCTGACCCGGGCCGAGCAGGCTTATTCCGCGCACAACTATTCCGCCGCGCGCGTCGATCTCGCCAGTGTCATCCAGGAAGCGCCGGAAAACGCCAGGGCGCTGGAATTGCTGGCACGTACCTACATTGACCTGGCGGACCCGGTGTCTGCCGGCAGCATGCTCGAACGTCTGGGCAGGCTGGGCAAGCTGCCCGCCGATGCAGGGGTACTGCAGGGCAATGTCGACCTGATGCTGGGCCATTACGACAAGGCACTTGCCGCAGTCGACGGCGACGGTTCGGCGCAGGCCTACAGGGTGAGGGCGCTTGCGCATATCGGGGCCGGCGATACCGCCAAGGCTGCCCAGGCTTTCGCGGCCGGAGAGAAGGCGCCGGGAAGCAAGGGGCGCCTGCTGGCCGACTACGCCAGCTTCCAGCTCGACAGCGGCAATGAGGCAGAGGCGCGGCGGCTTGCCGCTCTTGCTGCGCTGGAAAAGCCGCGCCCGCTCAATTCCTACCTCACCAGCGCCGACCTGCTCGCGACCGACAATAACCTCGACAAGGCACTCGCCGTCTTCGAAGCCGGGCTCAAGGCCTATCCCGAAAGCCGCGCGGCCCTGCTCGGCAAGATCAGGGTGCTCGATGCGCTGGGCAAGAACGAGGCGGTCAGGCCGCTTGTCGCCAAGGCGCTGGCCGACAACCCTGGCGATCTCGACCTTGCCTACTTCGATGCCCGGCTCGATGCGCTCGCCGGCAAGTGGCGTTCGGTTCGGGACAAGCTGCAGCCGCGCGAGAGCGTGCTTGAGCAGCAACCGCAGGCCAATGCGCTCTACGCCAAGGCGCTGCTCGAACTGGGACAGGGCGAGCAGGCGAGGGCGCGGCTGACTTCGCAGTTGCTGCGCGAGCCGGACAACCGGCAGGTCCGCCTGCTGCTAGGCCAGGCGGAGCTTGCGCTGGGCGATGCATCCGATGCGGTGGAGACGCTCGAGCCTTTCGCCGGCCTGACGGATGCGACGAACGAGGAACTCTCATCGCTTGCCAAGGCCTACAAGGCGGCCGGCCGGTCCGATGCGGCAGCCATGGTGCAAAAGGCGCGCGAAGCGGCCGGGGCCCGGATTGTGTCGCGGCTGGCCTCGGCGGACAAGGCAATGCGCAACAAGGATTGGCAGACTGCCATTGGCGATTACGAGACGATCCTGCGCCAGACCGACGGTAACAACGTTCTCGTGCTCAACAACCTCGCCTTCGCCTACAGCCAAGTCGGCGCTGAGGCCAAAGCCCTGACCTTCGCGGAAAGGGCGCTCAAGCTGGCACCGGACAATGCCTCGGTCATGGATACGGCGGGATGGTTGCTGCACAGCACGGGCAAGGACCGCAAGCGCGGACTGGCCCTTATCGAGCAGGCTGCCCGCAAGGCGCCGGACAACGCCACCATTGCCGGTCATCTGGCGCAGGTTCGCAAGAGTTGA
- the mrdA gene encoding penicillin-binding protein 2 has protein sequence MKFKFKFNFKRHVSMATLRNSFDRRTVVLGTVQGGIGVLLAARMSYLAVAQNEKYKLEAESNRVNLSLIPPRRGWILDRRGTPLASNRADFRVDVIPERMQDSARTIAQLGKLLELSPVDMQDLEDKLDKARGFAPVEVASNLDWERFAAVSVRLPDLPGVVTQRGYSRDYPTGPSVGHLVGYVGAASAEEYEKDHDPILITPGYKVGKDGLEKIFEHELRGKPGARRVEVTASGRIVRDLDTREDVPGKTIKLTIDSGLQDYAARRIGVESGAVVVMDCHSGDVLAMASMPSFDPNSFSDGIGRLEWKMLADDDHVPLRNKVLRGLYPPGSTVKPMVALSFMEAGLDPEESVFCSGGLRVGNRVFHCWNRRGHGQVNMAKGIYQSCDVYFYHFAQRIGMDPIAAMARRLGLGQEFDLPVVGQSYGTVPDPSWKLKKYGKEWQTFDTVNATIGQGYFLVNPLQQAVMASRIASGKVLMPRLLYGHENERVPSLGIPQEHIDFVHQAMSDVVNGPGTAHRAALPIDDVKLAGKTGTAQVVGLNVSSGKSGPWKYRDHGHFICFAPFDNPRYACAVVIEHGGGSGAAYPVARDVMTYLWDPDLALEKLHAFEKEWGGTAKERLDARYQSYVAQYGVTAPKVSADEESRKVRESEEDQNESQPIVREAQSPRPEPVATGSAEAGAAENPGPRANSDSRTNTNGGTQ, from the coding sequence ATGAAGTTCAAATTCAAGTTCAACTTCAAGCGCCATGTCAGCATGGCCACCTTGCGCAACAGCTTCGACCGCCGCACCGTGGTTCTCGGCACTGTGCAGGGCGGCATCGGCGTATTGCTGGCCGCGCGCATGAGCTATCTCGCGGTAGCGCAGAACGAGAAGTACAAGCTCGAAGCTGAGAGCAATCGCGTAAACCTGTCGCTGATCCCGCCGCGGCGCGGCTGGATCCTCGATCGCCGTGGGACCCCGCTTGCCTCGAACCGCGCCGACTTTCGCGTCGACGTCATTCCCGAGCGCATGCAGGACAGCGCACGCACCATCGCACAGCTGGGCAAGCTCCTCGAGCTGTCACCCGTCGACATGCAGGACCTCGAGGACAAGCTCGACAAGGCGCGCGGCTTCGCGCCGGTCGAAGTCGCCTCCAACCTCGACTGGGAGCGCTTTGCCGCGGTCAGCGTCAGGCTGCCCGACCTGCCCGGCGTCGTCACCCAGCGCGGCTACTCGCGCGACTATCCGACCGGACCGTCGGTAGGCCACCTCGTCGGCTATGTCGGCGCGGCCTCGGCCGAGGAGTACGAGAAGGACCACGATCCCATCCTGATCACGCCGGGCTACAAGGTCGGCAAGGACGGGCTGGAAAAGATCTTCGAGCACGAATTGCGCGGCAAGCCCGGTGCCCGCCGCGTCGAGGTGACGGCCTCGGGCCGGATTGTACGCGATCTCGACACGCGCGAGGACGTGCCCGGCAAGACGATCAAGCTAACCATCGACAGCGGATTGCAGGACTACGCGGCGCGGCGCATCGGCGTGGAATCGGGCGCCGTGGTAGTAATGGACTGCCACTCGGGCGACGTTCTCGCGATGGCCTCGATGCCCAGCTTCGACCCGAACAGCTTCTCGGACGGAATCGGCCGCCTGGAATGGAAGATGCTGGCGGACGACGATCATGTTCCGCTGCGCAACAAGGTCCTGCGCGGTCTTTATCCACCCGGTTCGACGGTAAAGCCGATGGTGGCGCTCTCCTTCATGGAAGCCGGGCTCGATCCTGAGGAAAGCGTCTTCTGCAGCGGCGGCCTGAGGGTGGGCAATCGCGTGTTCCACTGCTGGAACCGGCGCGGCCACGGCCAGGTCAACATGGCCAAGGGCATCTACCAGAGCTGCGACGTCTATTTCTATCACTTCGCCCAGCGTATCGGGATGGATCCGATTGCAGCGATGGCGCGCAGGCTGGGTCTGGGCCAGGAGTTCGACCTGCCGGTAGTGGGGCAGTCCTACGGCACCGTCCCGGACCCGAGCTGGAAGCTGAAGAAGTACGGCAAGGAATGGCAGACCTTCGACACGGTCAATGCCACGATCGGTCAGGGATACTTCCTCGTGAACCCCTTGCAGCAGGCGGTCATGGCCTCGCGCATAGCCAGCGGCAAGGTCCTTATGCCGCGCCTGCTCTACGGCCACGAGAACGAACGCGTTCCCTCTCTCGGCATTCCCCAGGAGCACATCGACTTCGTGCACCAGGCCATGTCGGACGTCGTCAATGGACCGGGCACCGCGCACCGCGCCGCCCTGCCCATCGATGACGTCAAGCTCGCAGGCAAGACCGGCACCGCGCAAGTGGTCGGCCTCAACGTCAGCAGCGGCAAGAGCGGCCCTTGGAAGTACCGCGACCATGGCCACTTCATCTGCTTCGCGCCCTTCGACAACCCGCGCTATGCCTGCGCGGTCGTGATAGAGCACGGCGGCGGTTCGGGCGCGGCCTATCCTGTCGCGCGCGATGTCATGACCTACTTGTGGGATCCCGATCTCGCGCTCGAAAAGCTGCACGCATTCGAGAAGGAATGGGGCGGCACTGCCAAGGAGCGGCTCGATGCGCGCTACCAGTCCTACGTCGCCCAGTACGGCGTGACCGCGCCCAAGGTGTCGGCCGATGAGGAAAGCCGCAAAGTCCGCGAATCGGAAGAAGACCAGAATGAGAGCCAGCCCATAGTGCGCGAGGCGCAGTCGCCGCGCCCCGAACCGGTGGCAACCGGCAGCGCCGAGGCCGGCGCCGCCGAAAATCCCGGCCCGCGAGCGAATTCCGACAGCCGCACGAATACGAACGGGGGGACGCAATGA
- the ychF gene encoding redox-regulated ATPase YchF, whose product MGFRCGIVGLPNVGKSTLFNALTETQAAQAANYPFCTIEPNVGQVGVPDPRLDKLAAIAGSAKIIPTQLSFVDIAGLVRGASKGEGLGNQFLGNIREVDAIIHVLRCFENDDIQHVDNKVDPLADAETVETELLLSDLESLEKRVPAAQKRATGGDKESKIAASVLGQALELLREGKPARLTQPKDDEEARVFRQAQLLTAKPVLYVCNVEEESAAEGNAFSQRVFEKAAAENATAVIVSAAIEAELVGMEVDERMVFLEEMGLHETGLARIIRAGYELLDLLTFFTVGPKEARAWTVHKGAKAPEAAGEIHSDMQRGFIRAETIAYDDYVACNGESGAKESGKLRQEGKEYVVHDGDVMHFKFNV is encoded by the coding sequence ATGGGTTTCCGTTGCGGGATCGTGGGCCTGCCCAATGTCGGCAAGTCGACCTTGTTCAATGCGCTCACAGAGACGCAGGCCGCTCAGGCAGCCAATTATCCCTTCTGCACCATCGAGCCCAATGTCGGCCAGGTCGGCGTGCCCGACCCGCGCCTCGACAAGCTGGCCGCGATTGCCGGTTCGGCCAAGATCATCCCGACCCAGCTTTCCTTCGTCGACATTGCCGGGCTCGTGCGCGGCGCATCAAAGGGTGAAGGCCTCGGCAACCAGTTCCTCGGCAACATCCGCGAAGTCGACGCGATCATCCATGTCCTGCGCTGTTTCGAGAACGACGACATCCAGCACGTCGACAACAAGGTCGATCCGCTGGCCGATGCCGAAACTGTCGAAACCGAACTCCTGCTTTCCGATCTCGAGAGCCTCGAGAAGCGCGTTCCTGCCGCACAAAAGCGCGCCACCGGCGGCGACAAGGAATCGAAGATTGCCGCTTCGGTTCTCGGCCAGGCGCTCGAACTGCTGCGCGAAGGCAAGCCTGCGCGCCTCACCCAGCCCAAGGACGACGAGGAAGCCCGCGTCTTCCGGCAGGCCCAATTGCTGACCGCAAAGCCCGTCCTTTACGTCTGCAACGTCGAAGAGGAATCGGCAGCCGAAGGCAACGCGTTCTCGCAGCGCGTCTTCGAGAAAGCCGCCGCCGAGAATGCCACCGCGGTCATCGTCTCTGCCGCCATCGAGGCCGAACTCGTGGGCATGGAAGTGGACGAGCGCATGGTCTTCCTCGAGGAAATGGGCCTGCACGAAACCGGCCTCGCGCGCATCATCCGCGCCGGCTACGAACTGCTCGACCTGCTCACCTTCTTCACCGTCGGCCCCAAGGAAGCGCGCGCATGGACCGTGCACAAGGGCGCCAAGGCTCCCGAGGCCGCGGGCGAGATCCACTCCGACATGCAGCGCGGCTTCATCCGCGCCGAAACCATCGCCTATGACGACTACGTCGCATGCAATGGTGAAAGCGGCGCCAAGGAATCCGGAAAACTGCGCCAGGAAGGCAAGGAATACGTCGTGCATGACGGCGACGTAATGCACTTCAAGTTCAACGTCTGA
- a CDS encoding rod shape-determining protein, with product MASPFSRFFKLGSQNMAIDLGTANTLVYVQDRGIVLNEPSVVAIETLNGVKKVKAVGDDAKMMMGKTPDNIEAIRPLRDGVIADIEIAEEMIKHFIRKVHGKKNLFRYPEIVICVPSGSTSVERRAIRDAASNAGASQVYLILEPMAAAIGADMPVTEPVGSMVVDIGGGTTEVAVLSLRGLAYTTSVRVGGDKMDESIVSYVRRHHNLLIGDATAERIKKDYGIAITPEDGIGETIHIKGRDLVNGVPKEITISQANVAEALAEPIGAIIEGVRIALENTAPELAADIVDQGIVLTGGGALIQGLDDYLREETGLPVSVAEDPLSCVALGTGRAMEDPIYRGVLMSA from the coding sequence ATGGCCTCGCCCTTCTCGCGATTCTTCAAACTCGGCTCCCAGAATATGGCGATCGACCTCGGGACCGCCAATACGCTCGTCTACGTACAGGACCGTGGAATCGTGCTGAACGAACCGTCGGTCGTGGCCATCGAGACGCTCAACGGCGTCAAGAAGGTCAAGGCCGTGGGCGATGACGCCAAGATGATGATGGGCAAGACTCCCGACAACATCGAGGCCATCCGTCCCTTGCGCGACGGCGTCATCGCCGACATCGAAATCGCGGAAGAGATGATCAAGCACTTCATCCGCAAGGTGCATGGCAAGAAGAACCTGTTCCGCTATCCGGAAATCGTGATCTGCGTTCCCTCGGGCTCGACCTCGGTCGAACGCCGCGCGATTCGCGACGCGGCCTCGAATGCCGGCGCCAGCCAGGTCTACCTGATTCTCGAACCGATGGCCGCAGCCATCGGCGCCGACATGCCGGTGACCGAGCCGGTCGGCTCGATGGTCGTCGACATTGGCGGCGGCACCACCGAAGTCGCCGTCCTTTCGCTGCGCGGCCTCGCCTACACCACTTCGGTGCGCGTCGGCGGCGACAAGATGGACGAATCGATCGTCTCCTATGTGCGCCGTCACCATAACCTGCTGATCGGCGACGCCACGGCAGAGCGCATCAAGAAGGATTACGGCATCGCCATCACGCCCGAAGACGGCATCGGCGAAACCATCCACATCAAGGGCCGCGACCTCGTCAACGGCGTGCCCAAGGAAATCACGATCAGCCAGGCCAACGTGGCCGAAGCGCTGGCCGAACCGATCGGTGCGATCATCGAGGGCGTGCGCATCGCGCTTGAGAATACCGCCCCCGAACTGGCAGCCGACATCGTCGATCAGGGCATCGTCCTGACCGGCGGCGGCGCGCTGATCCAGGGACTCGACGACTACCTTCGCGAGGAAACCGGCCTGCCTGTCAGCGTCGCCGAGGATCCGCTGTCCTGCGTCGCACTCGGCACCGGCCGCGCGATGGAAGACCCGATCTACCGCGGCGTACTGATGTCCGCCTGA